A window of the Streptomyces sp. NBC_00454 genome harbors these coding sequences:
- a CDS encoding 3-keto-5-aminohexanoate cleavage protein produces MSLNGSRGAADGAAVPVSPGDLVESALGAVAAGAGEVLVHPRTPCGRESLSPRVVGPLLEALRDAGIGSGSGSGGESDTPGTAAGVPLCVLASVAAEPDPVGRLERVRSWTVLPDRAVVRFAEPGARELAEALLERGVAVDAEVAVGGAPESLARFLAWPVRDRARVRLTAELAFADPGATLELLRRLPPVPVLLFGREAASWPVLRLAARCGTGARTGVGDVLHLPDGRAARSNAELVAAAALARQDPKETAQR; encoded by the coding sequence GTGTCGCTGAACGGCTCCCGGGGGGCCGCCGACGGGGCGGCCGTGCCGGTGTCCCCCGGTGACCTGGTGGAATCGGCGCTGGGGGCGGTGGCCGCGGGGGCCGGGGAGGTACTGGTGCATCCGCGCACCCCGTGCGGCCGGGAGAGCCTCTCCCCCCGGGTGGTGGGACCCCTCCTGGAGGCCCTGCGGGACGCGGGGATCGGGTCGGGGTCGGGGTCCGGGGGCGAGTCCGACACCCCTGGCACCGCGGCCGGTGTGCCGCTCTGCGTGCTCGCGAGTGTCGCCGCCGAGCCCGATCCGGTGGGGCGGCTGGAGCGGGTGCGGTCGTGGACGGTGCTGCCGGACCGGGCGGTGGTGCGTTTCGCGGAGCCGGGGGCCCGGGAGCTGGCCGAGGCCCTGCTGGAGCGCGGGGTCGCGGTCGACGCGGAGGTTGCCGTGGGCGGGGCGCCGGAGTCGCTGGCCCGGTTCCTGGCCTGGCCGGTACGGGACCGCGCGCGGGTCCGGCTCACCGCCGAACTGGCCTTCGCCGACCCGGGCGCGACCCTGGAACTGCTGCGGCGGCTGCCGCCCGTGCCGGTGCTGCTGTTCGGGCGGGAGGCGGCCTCCTGGCCGGTGCTGCGGCTGGCCGCGCGCTGCGGTACGGGCGCGCGGACCGGCGTAGGCGACGTGCTGCACCTGCCGGACGGCCGGGCGGCGCGGTCGAACGCGGAGCTGGTCGCGGCGGCGGCCCTGGCCCGGCAGGATCCGAAAGAGACGGCCCAGCGCTAG
- the soxR gene encoding redox-sensitive transcriptional activator SoxR — protein sequence MPQIPEKVHELTVGQLSARSGAAVSALHFYETKGLITSRRTAGNQRRYTRDALRRVAFVRAAQRVGIPLASIRDALARLPEGRTPNREDWARLSESWRAELDHRISQLSRLRDHLTDCIGCGCLSLENCALSNPDDVFGERLTGSRL from the coding sequence GTGCCGCAGATTCCCGAAAAAGTCCACGAACTCACCGTCGGCCAGCTGTCCGCCCGCAGCGGCGCGGCCGTCTCCGCACTGCACTTCTACGAGACCAAGGGCCTGATCACCAGCCGCCGCACGGCCGGGAACCAGCGCCGCTACACCCGGGACGCCCTGCGTCGCGTGGCCTTCGTGCGCGCAGCCCAGCGCGTGGGAATCCCCCTCGCCAGCATCCGCGACGCGCTCGCCCGGCTCCCCGAAGGCCGCACCCCCAACCGCGAGGACTGGGCCCGCCTCTCCGAGAGCTGGCGCGCCGAGCTCGACCACCGCATCAGCCAACTCAGCCGCCTGCGCGACCATTTGACCGACTGCATCGGCTGCGGCTGCCTCTCCCTGGAGAACTGCGCCCTGTCCAACCCCGACGACGTCTTCGGCGAACGCCTCACCGGCTCCCGGCTCTAG
- a CDS encoding MaoC family dehydratase has translation MSEPRIFTSAEELTAGIGEPLGPSDWLEVDQKRIDLFADATGDHQWIHVDPVRAADGPFGSTIAHGYLTLSLLPSLVPQIMRVEGMKMGINYGVNKVRFPATVPVGSRLRATALITEVVEAGGGVQVAATVTVEREGADKPVCVAESVSRYYF, from the coding sequence ATGTCCGAACCGAGGATCTTCACGTCCGCCGAGGAGCTGACCGCCGGGATCGGCGAGCCGCTCGGCCCCAGCGACTGGCTGGAGGTGGACCAGAAGCGGATCGACCTCTTCGCGGACGCCACCGGCGACCACCAGTGGATCCACGTGGACCCGGTGCGGGCGGCGGACGGACCCTTCGGCTCCACCATCGCGCACGGGTACCTCACGCTGTCGCTGCTGCCGAGCCTGGTGCCGCAGATCATGCGGGTCGAGGGCATGAAGATGGGCATCAACTACGGGGTGAACAAGGTGCGTTTCCCTGCAACGGTACCCGTGGGCTCGCGACTGCGCGCGACCGCGCTGATCACGGAGGTCGTGGAGGCGGGCGGCGGCGTACAGGTGGCGGCGACCGTCACGGTCGAGCGCGAGGGCGCCGACAAGCCGGTGTGCGTGGCGGAGTCGGTCTCCCGCTACTACTTCTGA
- a CDS encoding TetR/AcrR family transcriptional regulator yields the protein MDGVQETVDGYRPWSEVTPDAARRLLVAAVEAFAERGYHATTTRDIAGRAGMSPAALYIHYKTKEELLHRISRIGHDKALEILDTAASGPGTAAERLDVAVRAFVRWHAAHHTTARVVQYELDALGPEHRSEIVALRRQSDAAIRRILSDGVAAGEFDVPDVPGTTLAVLSLCIDVARWFSAEGRRTPDEVGALYAGLVLRMVAARPGSAAAQK from the coding sequence ATGGACGGCGTGCAGGAGACGGTCGACGGCTACCGGCCGTGGTCGGAGGTCACCCCCGACGCCGCGCGGCGGCTGCTCGTCGCCGCCGTCGAGGCCTTCGCGGAGCGCGGGTACCACGCCACCACCACGCGCGACATCGCAGGGCGGGCCGGCATGAGCCCGGCCGCGCTCTACATCCACTACAAGACCAAGGAAGAGCTGCTCCACCGGATCAGCCGGATCGGCCACGACAAGGCCCTGGAAATCCTGGACACCGCCGCCTCCGGCCCGGGAACCGCCGCCGAGCGGCTCGACGTGGCCGTACGGGCCTTCGTGCGCTGGCACGCGGCCCATCACACCACCGCGCGCGTGGTCCAGTACGAGCTCGATGCTCTCGGTCCGGAGCACCGCTCCGAAATCGTGGCACTGCGCCGGCAGAGCGACGCCGCGATCCGCCGCATCCTCTCCGACGGGGTCGCCGCGGGGGAGTTCGACGTCCCCGACGTCCCCGGCACCACCCTCGCCGTCCTCTCGCTCTGCATCGACGTCGCCCGCTGGTTCAGCGCGGAGGGCCGCCGTACGCCCGACGAGGTCGGCGCGCTCTACGCCGGCCTCGTGCTCCGCATGGTGGCCGCCCGGCCCGGGTCCGCCGCGGCTCAGAAGTAG
- a CDS encoding YiaA/YiaB family inner membrane protein, which translates to MNETPVKQQSTGAYYGQAVASFGIAIAAVGLGIYNMNADGWVRAFLGIAVLYLTTSAFTLAKVVRDRQEVTQIVSRVDQARMEKMMAEFDPFAPK; encoded by the coding sequence ATGAACGAGACACCGGTCAAGCAGCAGAGCACGGGGGCTTACTACGGTCAGGCCGTCGCCTCCTTCGGAATCGCCATCGCCGCCGTCGGCCTGGGGATCTACAACATGAACGCCGACGGCTGGGTACGCGCCTTCCTCGGCATCGCGGTCCTGTACCTGACCACCTCGGCCTTCACCCTCGCCAAGGTCGTCCGTGACCGGCAGGAGGTCACGCAGATCGTCAGCCGCGTCGACCAGGCCCGGATGGAGAAGATGATGGCGGAGTTCGACCCCTTCGCCCCGAAGTAG
- a CDS encoding acyl-CoA dehydrogenase family protein has protein sequence MNLELSAEQSAVRDLARAFTEREIAPYAAEWDRAESVDRAVVKKLGSVGFLGLTVPEEYGGSGGDHLSYVLVTEELGRGDSAVRGIVSVSLGLVAKTIASWGSEEQKRAWLPRLCAGEALGCFGLTEPGTGSDAGNLTTRATREGDSYLISGGKMFITNGTWADVVLLFARTNDEPGHRGISAFLVPADSPGLTRREIHGKLGLRGQATAELALDGVRVPASAMLGPEGKGFSVAMSALAKGRMSVAAGCVGIAQAALDAAVSYAAQREQFGKPIAHHQLVQELIADISVDVDAARLLTWRVADLIDRGLPFATESSTAKLFASEAAVRAASNALQVHGGYGYIDEYPAGKLLRDARVMTLYEGTSQIQKLLIGRARTGVSAF, from the coding sequence GTGAATCTGGAACTCAGCGCGGAGCAGTCCGCCGTCCGCGATCTCGCCCGCGCGTTCACCGAGCGGGAGATCGCCCCGTACGCCGCCGAGTGGGACCGCGCCGAGAGCGTGGACCGGGCCGTCGTCAAGAAGCTCGGCTCCGTCGGCTTCCTCGGCCTGACCGTCCCCGAGGAGTACGGCGGCTCCGGCGGCGACCACCTCTCCTACGTCCTGGTCACCGAGGAGCTCGGCCGCGGCGACTCCGCGGTCCGCGGCATCGTCTCCGTCTCCCTGGGCCTGGTCGCCAAGACCATCGCCTCCTGGGGGAGCGAGGAGCAGAAGCGGGCCTGGCTGCCCCGGCTGTGCGCGGGCGAGGCGCTCGGCTGCTTCGGCCTCACCGAGCCCGGCACCGGTTCCGACGCCGGGAACCTCACCACCCGCGCCACGCGCGAGGGGGACTCGTACCTCATCAGCGGCGGCAAGATGTTCATCACCAACGGCACCTGGGCCGACGTGGTGCTGCTCTTCGCCCGGACCAACGACGAGCCCGGCCACCGCGGCATCTCCGCCTTCCTCGTCCCCGCCGACAGCCCGGGCCTGACCCGCCGCGAGATCCACGGCAAGCTCGGACTGCGCGGCCAGGCCACCGCCGAACTCGCCCTCGACGGGGTCCGCGTGCCCGCCTCCGCGATGCTGGGCCCCGAGGGCAAGGGCTTCTCCGTGGCCATGTCGGCCCTCGCCAAGGGCCGGATGTCGGTGGCCGCCGGCTGTGTCGGCATCGCCCAGGCGGCGCTGGACGCGGCCGTCTCCTACGCCGCCCAGCGCGAGCAGTTCGGCAAGCCCATCGCCCACCACCAGCTGGTCCAGGAGCTGATCGCCGACATCTCCGTGGACGTGGACGCGGCCCGGCTGCTGACCTGGCGGGTCGCCGACCTGATCGACCGGGGCCTGCCCTTCGCCACCGAGTCCTCCACGGCCAAGCTCTTCGCCTCCGAGGCCGCCGTCCGCGCCGCGAGCAACGCCCTCCAGGTACACGGCGGTTACGGCTACATCGACGAGTACCCCGCCGGCAAACTGCTGCGCGACGCCCGCGTGATGACCCTGTACGAGGGCACCAGTCAGATCCAGAAACTACTGATCGGCCGCGCCCGCACGGGAGTTTCGGCGTTCTGA
- a CDS encoding TetR/AcrR family transcriptional regulator: protein MARPRKPLLSRDRIVEAAGALVDAEGLEAVSTRRLAAALGVSGPSLYNHFRTKDEILDAVADAVSARVDLSMFEPGDGREWRVALHDWAHSYRAALSDHPNIVPVLARGPGRRPAGLRVADAVFGSMTAAGWPPAQATRIGALMRYFILGSAVASFARGFVDDRTAYDPSDYPHLGQAHLLAKRQQEVDEGAFETGLAALLDGLALQYAALAQTP from the coding sequence ATGGCCAGACCGCGCAAGCCCCTCCTCAGCAGAGACCGCATCGTCGAGGCGGCGGGTGCGCTGGTGGACGCGGAGGGCCTGGAGGCCGTCTCGACGCGGCGGCTGGCGGCGGCGCTGGGGGTCAGCGGCCCTTCCCTCTACAACCACTTCCGCACCAAGGACGAGATCCTGGACGCGGTCGCGGACGCGGTGAGCGCACGGGTCGACTTGTCGATGTTCGAGCCCGGGGACGGGCGGGAATGGCGGGTGGCGCTGCACGACTGGGCGCACTCGTACCGGGCCGCCCTGTCCGACCATCCGAACATCGTCCCGGTGCTGGCGCGCGGGCCGGGGCGCCGGCCGGCCGGGCTGCGGGTGGCGGACGCCGTCTTCGGCTCCATGACCGCCGCGGGCTGGCCCCCGGCGCAGGCGACCCGGATCGGCGCACTGATGCGGTACTTCATCCTGGGCTCGGCGGTGGCCTCGTTCGCCCGGGGTTTCGTGGACGACCGTACGGCGTACGACCCCTCGGACTACCCGCACCTGGGCCAGGCCCACCTCCTGGCGAAACGGCAGCAGGAAGTGGACGAGGGCGCCTTCGAAACGGGTCTGGCCGCCCTGCTGGACGGCCTGGCCCTCCAGTACGCGGCTTTGGCGCAGACCCCGTAA
- a CDS encoding Zn-dependent alcohol dehydrogenase → MVRAAILPAVGAPLEIRDIVLPDPGPGQVRVRLAAAGVCHSDLSLTNGTMRVPVPAVLGHEGAGTVLAVGEGVTHVAPGDGVVLNWAPSCGECHHCSIGEVWLCVKALAGVGAVYAHDAQGTELHPGLNVAAFAEETVVAANCVLPAPAGIPLTEAALLGCAVLTGYGAVHHSAQVRPGESVAVFGVGGVGLAALQAARIAMAGPIVAVDVSPAKEELARAAGATEFVLASDTTAKQIRALTGGHGADVAIECVGRAETIRGAWDSTRRGGRTTVVGIGGKEQQVSFHALEIFHFARTLTGCVYGNSDPARDLPVIAAHVRAGRLDLGAMVTDRITLDGIPAAFDAMLAGKGGRSLIVF, encoded by the coding sequence ATGGTCCGCGCCGCCATCCTGCCCGCCGTCGGAGCACCGCTGGAGATCCGGGACATCGTGCTGCCCGATCCCGGGCCCGGGCAGGTCCGGGTGCGGCTCGCCGCCGCCGGGGTCTGTCACTCCGACCTCTCGCTCACCAACGGCACCATGCGGGTACCCGTACCCGCCGTCCTCGGCCACGAGGGCGCGGGCACGGTGCTCGCCGTCGGCGAAGGGGTCACCCATGTCGCGCCCGGCGACGGGGTCGTCCTCAACTGGGCCCCGTCCTGCGGGGAGTGCCACCACTGCTCGATCGGCGAGGTCTGGCTCTGCGTCAAGGCCCTCGCCGGGGTCGGGGCGGTCTACGCCCACGACGCCCAGGGGACCGAGCTGCACCCCGGGCTGAACGTGGCCGCCTTCGCCGAGGAGACGGTGGTCGCGGCCAACTGCGTACTGCCCGCCCCGGCCGGGATCCCGCTCACCGAGGCGGCCCTGCTCGGGTGCGCCGTCCTCACCGGCTACGGAGCCGTCCACCACAGTGCCCAGGTCCGCCCCGGCGAATCGGTGGCCGTCTTCGGAGTCGGCGGGGTGGGACTCGCCGCGCTCCAGGCGGCCAGGATCGCCATGGCGGGTCCGATCGTGGCCGTGGACGTCTCCCCGGCCAAGGAGGAACTGGCGCGGGCGGCCGGGGCCACGGAGTTCGTGCTCGCCTCCGACACCACCGCCAAGCAGATCCGCGCCCTGACCGGCGGGCACGGCGCGGACGTCGCCATCGAGTGCGTCGGCCGTGCCGAGACCATCCGCGGCGCCTGGGACTCCACCCGCCGTGGCGGCCGTACGACGGTCGTCGGCATCGGCGGCAAGGAGCAGCAGGTCTCCTTCCACGCGCTGGAGATCTTCCACTTCGCCCGCACCCTCACCGGCTGCGTCTACGGCAACAGCGACCCCGCCCGCGATCTCCCGGTGATCGCCGCCCACGTCCGGGCCGGCCGGCTCGACCTCGGCGCCATGGTCACCGACCGCATCACCCTCGACGGCATCCCGGCCGCCTTCGACGCGATGCTGGCGGGCAAGGGCGGCCGGTCGCTGATCGTCTTCTGA
- a CDS encoding aldehyde dehydrogenase family protein, translating into MKAHDGMYIGGEWRAAVGRDRIEVLNPADEQVIASVPAGTAEDVDEAVRAARAAFPSWAATAPAERAALIGALRDVLVSRKGELAETITAELGSPLGFSEMVHVGAPVAVASSFAELGASYAFEERLGNSTVLLEPVGVVGAITPWNYPLHQIVAKVAPALAAGCTLVLKPAEDTPLTAQLFAEAVHEAGIPAGVFNLVTGTGPVAGQALAAHEGVDLVSFTGSTAVGRQIGATAGAAVKRVALELGGKSANVILPGADLAKAVATGVGHVMNNSGQSCNALTRMLVHRDQYEEAVSLAAAAVAKYPSGDPRDPGTRLGPVINAKQRDRVRGFITKGVEEGARLVAGGPEAPHGQGYFIAPTVFADVTPEMTIAQEEIFGPVLSILSYEDQDEALAIANGTVYGLGGAVWAADEETAVAFARRMDTGQVDINGGRFNPLAPFGGYKQSGVGRELGPHGLAEYLQTKSLQF; encoded by the coding sequence ATGAAGGCCCACGACGGGATGTACATAGGCGGCGAGTGGCGGGCCGCCGTAGGCCGCGACCGCATCGAGGTCCTCAACCCGGCGGACGAGCAGGTCATCGCCTCGGTCCCGGCGGGCACGGCCGAGGACGTGGACGAGGCGGTACGTGCGGCACGTGCGGCCTTCCCGTCCTGGGCGGCCACGGCTCCGGCCGAGCGGGCGGCCCTGATCGGAGCCCTGCGCGACGTGCTGGTCTCCCGCAAGGGCGAGTTGGCCGAGACCATCACCGCCGAGCTCGGCTCCCCGCTGGGCTTCTCGGAGATGGTCCACGTCGGGGCGCCGGTCGCGGTGGCCTCCTCGTTCGCCGAGCTCGGGGCCTCGTACGCCTTCGAGGAGCGGCTCGGGAACTCGACCGTGCTGCTGGAGCCGGTCGGTGTGGTCGGCGCGATCACGCCCTGGAACTACCCGCTGCACCAGATCGTTGCCAAGGTGGCGCCCGCTCTCGCCGCCGGCTGCACCCTCGTCCTCAAGCCGGCCGAGGACACCCCGCTGACCGCACAGCTCTTCGCCGAAGCCGTGCACGAGGCGGGGATCCCGGCCGGGGTTTTCAACCTGGTGACCGGCACCGGCCCGGTCGCCGGTCAGGCCCTGGCCGCGCACGAGGGAGTCGACCTCGTCTCCTTCACCGGATCCACCGCCGTCGGCAGGCAGATCGGTGCCACGGCCGGCGCCGCCGTCAAGCGGGTCGCCCTTGAACTGGGCGGCAAATCGGCCAACGTCATCCTGCCCGGAGCCGACCTGGCCAAGGCCGTCGCGACCGGCGTGGGCCACGTCATGAACAACTCCGGCCAGAGCTGCAACGCGCTCACCCGCATGCTCGTCCACCGGGACCAGTACGAGGAGGCCGTCTCCCTCGCGGCCGCCGCCGTCGCCAAGTACCCCTCCGGCGACCCCCGCGACCCGGGCACCCGCCTGGGCCCGGTGATCAACGCCAAGCAGCGCGACCGGGTGCGCGGGTTCATCACCAAGGGGGTCGAGGAAGGCGCACGCCTCGTCGCGGGCGGGCCCGAGGCGCCGCACGGACAGGGGTACTTCATCGCCCCGACCGTGTTCGCCGACGTCACGCCGGAGATGACCATCGCTCAGGAGGAGATCTTCGGCCCGGTGCTGTCGATCCTCTCCTACGAGGACCAGGACGAGGCCCTGGCCATCGCCAACGGCACCGTGTACGGGCTGGGCGGAGCCGTCTGGGCGGCGGACGAGGAGACGGCGGTGGCCTTCGCCCGCCGGATGGACACCGGCCAGGTGGACATCAACGGCGGCCGCTTCAACCCGCTCGCGCCCTTCGGCGGGTACAAGCAGTCGGGCGTGGGCCGGGAGCTGGGCCCGCACGGCCTCGCCGAGTACCTCCAGACCAAGTCCCTGCAGTTCTAG
- a CDS encoding CitMHS family transporter: MLTFLGFAMIATFLVLIMLKKMSPIAALVLIPALFCVFAGQGAQLGGYVIDGVGKLAPTAAMLMFAIVYFGVMIDVGLFDPIVRGILRFCRADPMRVVVGTAVLAAIVSLDGDGSTTFMITVSAMYPLYKRLGMSLVVMTGVAATANGVMNTLPWGGPTARAATALKLDAADIFVPMIPALAAGLVCVFVLAYVLGIKERRRLGPLSIPGDAQQAEERMEEQAEKHAAAPAEELLVAAAGTGQAAGGTRTPVEPSTPPTASGTPSGTPSGTASASAAGSVPAPDEGGFQGLDPHRATLRPRLYWFNAGLTVALLTAMIMELLPIPVLFLLGAALALTVNYPHMPDQKARIAAHADNVLNVAGMVFAAAVFTGVLSGTGMVKHMADWLVGAIPEGMGPHMALVTGLLSLPLTYFMSNDGFYFGVLPVLAEAGAAHGVSPLEIARASLVGQALHMSSPLVPAVYVLVGMAKVEFGDHTRFTVKWAALTSLVVLGAGMLFGII, translated from the coding sequence ATGCTGACCTTCCTCGGCTTCGCCATGATCGCGACTTTCCTCGTGTTGATCATGCTGAAGAAAATGTCGCCCATCGCGGCGCTCGTCCTCATCCCCGCGCTCTTCTGCGTGTTCGCCGGACAGGGCGCGCAGCTCGGCGGCTACGTCATCGACGGAGTCGGCAAGCTCGCGCCGACCGCCGCCATGCTGATGTTTGCCATCGTCTACTTCGGCGTCATGATCGACGTCGGCCTCTTCGATCCGATCGTGCGCGGCATCCTGCGCTTCTGCAGGGCCGACCCGATGCGGGTCGTGGTCGGCACGGCGGTCCTCGCGGCGATCGTCTCGCTCGACGGGGACGGGTCGACCACCTTCATGATCACCGTCTCCGCGATGTACCCGCTCTACAAGCGGCTCGGCATGAGCCTGGTGGTGATGACCGGAGTCGCGGCGACTGCCAACGGGGTCATGAACACCCTGCCCTGGGGCGGCCCCACGGCCCGCGCCGCCACCGCCCTCAAGCTCGACGCCGCCGACATCTTCGTGCCGATGATCCCCGCGCTCGCGGCGGGCCTGGTCTGCGTCTTCGTCCTCGCCTACGTCCTCGGCATCAAGGAGCGCCGCCGGCTCGGCCCGCTGTCGATCCCCGGCGACGCGCAGCAGGCCGAGGAGCGGATGGAGGAGCAGGCCGAGAAGCACGCTGCGGCCCCGGCCGAGGAGCTCCTGGTCGCCGCTGCCGGTACGGGGCAGGCCGCCGGAGGTACCCGTACGCCGGTCGAGCCGTCCACCCCGCCCACCGCGTCCGGCACCCCGTCCGGCACCCCGTCCGGCACCGCCTCCGCCTCCGCCGCGGGATCCGTTCCCGCCCCCGACGAGGGCGGTTTCCAGGGCCTCGACCCGCACCGTGCGACCCTGCGCCCGCGCCTCTACTGGTTCAACGCGGGCCTCACCGTCGCCCTGCTCACCGCCATGATCATGGAGCTGCTCCCCATCCCGGTGCTCTTCCTGCTCGGCGCGGCCCTCGCCCTCACCGTCAACTACCCCCACATGCCGGACCAGAAGGCCCGTATCGCCGCCCACGCCGACAACGTCCTGAACGTCGCGGGCATGGTTTTCGCCGCCGCCGTCTTCACCGGTGTCCTCTCCGGCACCGGCATGGTCAAGCACATGGCCGACTGGCTCGTCGGCGCCATCCCCGAGGGCATGGGCCCGCACATGGCCCTGGTCACCGGCCTGCTCAGCCTCCCGCTCACCTACTTCATGTCCAACGACGGCTTCTACTTCGGCGTCCTGCCCGTCCTCGCCGAGGCCGGCGCCGCGCACGGGGTGTCCCCGCTCGAAATCGCCCGCGCCTCCCTGGTCGGCCAGGCCCTGCACATGTCGAGCCCGCTGGTTCCGGCCGTATACGTCCTCGTCGGCATGGCCAAGGTGGAGTTCGGCGACCACACCCGTTTCACCGTGAAATGGGCGGCTCTGACCTCCCTGGTGGTCCTGGGGGCAGGGATGCTTTTCGGCATCATCTGA